A stretch of the Gossypium hirsutum isolate 1008001.06 chromosome D07, Gossypium_hirsutum_v2.1, whole genome shotgun sequence genome encodes the following:
- the LOC107954805 gene encoding trafficking protein particle complex subunit 11: MEEYPEELRSPPVALVALVGCPEQHGAITTHLLSQQHPINTLALPNFSKLSHLLHRPPSPSSSPAGFLKRDWLVKHRTKIPAVVAALFSWDHVSGDPAQWVQVCSDLDDLKAAIRPRNTKLLLLVVVGQSDDISEDRLLALRKRAEVDSKYLLLFNPDPSQLNNSLQRLSASFAELETTFYREEGRRIKARIEKKNFSSPDLQVRYCFKVAVYAEFRRDWAEALRFYEDAYHALREMVATSTRLPPIQRLFEIKIVAEHLHFKICTLLLHGGKLREAITWFRQHVVSYKSLVGDPNVIFLHWEWLSRQFLVFAELLDSSSATLPSTSSLPVGTADQPLTEWEFHPAYYYQSAAKYLKEKRSALELTVSNSETFSENDDGSAESVVPSVYIGQFARLIEQGDDSAMQSITDDEYTRYAIAEGKRFQDSFEIIALLKKSNEIYSNLKVQRTGSLCAFQIAREYFSLGDFNNAKQQFDGVANLYRQEGWVTLLWEVLGYLRECSRKQGAVKEFVEFSLEMAALPVSIVDSIQSSKCGPGGPASLEQREMIHRGIFALISGEARPISINGVDDLKVTRDNTLHLEIDLVSPLRSVLLASVAFHEQIIKSGVSSLITLSLLSQLPLSIEIDQLEVQFNQSQCNFIIMNAQKHPLEAVQSEQHYHRMESAPSLALTTNKWLRLTYDIKSEQSGKLECISIIAKMGPHFTICCRAESPASMDDLPLWKFEDRVETFPTKDPALSFSGQKAAQVEEPDPQVDVTLGASGPALVGERFLLPVTIASRDHAIYAGEMKINLVDVRGGGLFSPRESEPFSLDTHHVELLGIVGPEGEDESQRASDKIMKIQQSFGLVSVPFLNIGESWSCKLEIMWHRPKPIMLFVSLGYSPNSNESNAQKVNIHKTLQIEGKNAVLISQHFMLPFRRVSLLLSKIKPVPDSNQFSSLPMHESTVLVVSAKNCSEVTLQLLSMAIEVDDGGTEKSCSIQQGDEDLGTAVLVPGEDFKKVFTVIPRLDSSKLRLGMVNLKWKRHCGIEDRSGLTVTGSEVVTKHELPDVHVELSPIVVTLECPPYAILGEPFMHHVKIRNKTELLQEVKFSLADSQSFVLSGSHSDTVFVLPKSEHVLNYKVVPLFSGLQQLPRISLTSVRYSARFLPSIAASNVFVFPSKPHCKMTGITDKRLEESTVAD; this comes from the exons ATGGAAGAGTACCCAGAAGAATTGAGGAGTCCACCAGTGGCGCTGGTAGCATTGGTAGGATGCCCAGAGCAGCATGGGGCGATAACCACCCACCTCCTCTCCCAGCAGCATCCTATCAACACCTTGGCCTTGCCCAACTTCTCCAAGCTCTCCCATCTCCTCCATCGCCCGCCCTCCCCTTCTTCTTCCCCCGCCGGATTTTTGAAAAGGGATTGGCTGGTCAAGCACCGCACTAAGATCCCCGCCGTGGTGGCCGCCCTCTTCTCCTGGGATCATGTCTCCGGTGACCCTGCCCAGTGGGTCCAAGTCTGCTCCGATCTGGATGACCTAAAAGCCGCTATTCGTCCCAGGAACACCAAATTGTTGCTGCTCGTTGTGGTGGGCCAATCCGATGACATTAGTGAAGATCGTCTGCTTGCCTTACGGAAGCGAGCAGAGGTCGATTCCAAGTACCTTCTCCTCTTCAACCCCGATCCTTCTCAACTCAATAACTCTCTTCAAAG GTTGAGCGCCAGTTTTGCCGAACTAGAAACTACTTTTTACAGAGAAGAAGGTCGAAGGATTAAAGCTCGCATTGAAAAGAAGAATTTCTCCTCTCCCGATCTCCAAGTTCGCTACTGttttaaa GTTGCTGTGTATGCAGAGTTCCGACGAGACTGGGCTGAAGCCTTGAGGTTTTATGAGGATGCCTATCATGCCCTGCGCGAG ATGGTTGCTACCTCAACAAGATTGCCTCCAATACAACGCTTATTTGAGATCAAAATTGTTGCTGAGCACTTGCATTTCAAGATTTGCACTTTGTTGTTGCATGGTGGAAAGCTCAGAGAAGCAATTACATGGTTCCGCCAACACGTTGTCTCCTACAAGAGCCTTGTTGGAGATCCAAATGTCATTTTTCTTCACTGGGAATGGCTCAGCAGGCAGTTTTTGGTTTTCGCTGAGTTGCTTGACTCAAGCTCTGCCACTCTTCCAAGCACTTCCTCTCTACCAGTAGGCACTGCCGACCAACCTCTGACTGAATGGGAATTCCATCCAGCTTATTACTATCAG TCAGCAGCTAAATACTTGAAGGAGAAGAGATCAGCTCTGGAGTTGACagtgtcaaattcagaaactttTAGCGAGAATGATGATGGGAGTGCTGAATCTGTGGTACCATCAGTTTATATTGGTCAGTTTGCCCGGCTAATTGAGCAAGGGGATGATTCGGCTATGCAGTC CATTACTGATGATGAATACACTCGTTATGCAATTGCCGAGGGAAAAAGGTTTCAAGACTCCTTTGAAATTATTGCTTTGCTCAAAAAGTCTAATGAAATATATAGTAATCTTAAAGTTCAGAGGACGGGTTCTCTTTGTGCCTTTCAGATTGCTAGAGAATATTTTTCTTTGGGTGATTTCAACAATGCAAAACAGCAGTTTGATGGTGTTGCAAATCTATATAGGCAAGAAGGATGGGTTACTTTGTTGTGGGAGGTTTTGGGTTACTTGAGAGAGTGCTCAAGGAAACAAGGTGCTGTAAAAGAGTTTGTAGAGTTTTCTCTTGAAATGGCTGCATTGCCAGTATCTATTGTCGATAGCATCCAGTCGTCCAAATGTGGTCCAGGAGGACCTGCAAGTCTTGAACAGAGAGAAATGATACACAGAGGAATTTTTGCACTCATAAGTGGAGAAGCTAGGCCAATATCCATTAATGGAGTTGATGATCTCAAAGTAACCAGAGATAATACCCTTCATCTTGAGATTGATCTTGTTAGTCCACTCAGATCAGTTCTTCTTGCTTCAGTGGCTTTTCATGAACAGATTATCAAGTCCGGTGTCTCCTCCTTGATTACATTATCACTTCTATCACAGTTACCTCTTTCCATTGAGATTGATCAGTTGGAAGTCCAATTTAATCAATCTCAATGCAATTTTATCATCATGAACGCCCAAAAGCATCCATTAGAAGCAGTGCAGAGTGAGCAACATTATCACCGAATGGAGAGTGCCCCTTCTTTAGCACTCACTACAAACAAATGGCTGCGGCTGACTTATGACATCAAATCTG AACAAAGTGGAAAGCTTGAATGCATATCCATTATTGCAAAAATGGGACCCCACTTCACAATCTGCTGCAGAGCTGAAAGTCCTGCTTCGATGGATGATTTACCTCTTTGGAAGTTTGAAGACCGTGTGGAAACTTTCCCTACCAAGGATCCTGCTCTATCATTCTCTGGTCAGAAGGCTGCCCAGGTTGAAGAACCTGACCCACAAGTGGATGTCACACTTGGTGCTTCTGGCCCTGCATTAGTTGGAGAGAGATTTCTGCTACCAGTTACCATAGCCTCCAGGGACCATGCCATATACGCTGGTGAAATGAAGATAAATCTCGTGGATGTGAGAGGAGGTGGCCTGTTTAGTCCTAGGGAATCTGAGCCTTTTTCATTGGACACTCATCATGTTGAGCTTCTTGGCATTGTTGGACCAGAAGGAGAAGATGAATCTCAACGGGCCTCtgataaaatcatgaaaattcaaCAATCTTTTGGGTTGGTTTCTGTTCCATTTCTAAACATTGGAGAATCATGGTCCTGCAAACTAGAAATCATGTGGCACCGACCCAAACCAATTATGCTCTTTGTATCGTTGGGCTACTCCCCTAATTCCAATGAGTCGAATGCACAAAAAGTCAATATTCACAAGACCTTGCAAATTGAAGGAAAGAATGCTGTTTTAATTAGCCAACATTTTATGCTTCCCTTCCGCAGGGTTTCCTTGCTGCTTTCAAAGATCAAGCCGGTTCCTGATTCCAATCAGTTTTCATCGCTACCCATGCATGAATCAACTGTACTTGTTGTTAGTGCCAAGAACTGCAGTGAGGTGACATTGCAGCTGCTATCCATGGCTATTGAAGTTGATGATGGTGGCACTGAAAAGTCATGTTCCATCCAACAAGGAGATGAAGATCTTGGCACTGCAGTTCTTGTGCCAGGAGAAGATTTCAAGAAAGTTTTCACTGTTATTCCTCGGTTGGATTCATCAAAGCTTAGATTGGGGATGGTGAATTTAAAATGGAAGAGGCACTGTGGAATTGAAGATAGATCTGGTTTGACTGTGACTGGTTCTGAGGTTGTAACTAAACACGAACTTCCTGATGTACATGTAGAGCTGTCACCGATTGTTGTGACTTTGGAATGTCCTCCTTATGCCATCCTAGGAGAACCCTTCATGCACCATGTTAAAATCCGTAACAAAACAGAGTTACTTCAAGAGGTTAAGTTTTCATTGGCAGATTCACAGAGTTTTGTGTTATCTGGGTCTCACAGTGACACGGTGTTTGTTCTTCCAAAATCCGAGCATGTGCTTAATTACAAAGTGGTGCCTCTTTTCTCGGGTTTGCAACAGTTGCCTAGAATTTCTTTGACCTCTGTGAGATACTCGGCTCGATTTCTGCCCTCCATTGCTGCATCTAATGTTTTTGTTTTCCCTTCCAAGCCTCATTGCAAGATGACTGGTATAACAGACAAAAGGCTGGAGGAGTCTACCGTAGCGGACTAA